CTTCTGCCTTCTGCCTTCTGCCTTCTGCCTTCTGCCTTCTGCCTTTCTTGCCTTCTGCCTTCTGCCTTCTGCCTTTCTTGCCTTCTGCCTTCTGCCCCCATCGCTGGTACGCTGTTAAAAGTAACCACTCTTATAAAGTCTATGAATTATCTTGTTGCGGTTTTGAGCGATCGCATTCAGGCGGAAGCAGCTTACTCCGCCTTGGAAAAAGAAGGTTTTGCGATGGATAAAGTTACCATCTTAGGTAGAGGATACAAAAGTGCCGATGAGTTTGGTTTAATCGATCCCAACGAACAAGCGATTAAACAAGCCAAATTTATGGCAGTTTGGTTAGTTCCCTTTGGTTTTATTGCTGGGGCTGCCTTTAGCTTAATCACTCAATTAAATACCTTTGCTTGGGCTGGTGAAATCGGCAATCATTTAATTGGTGGCGTTTTAGGAGCTATTGGCGGCGGAATGGGCAGCATTTTTGCTGGTGGAGGAACTGGCTTAATCTTTGGTGGTGGTGATGCGTTACCTTATCGCAATCGTTTAAATGCGGGAAAATATTTAATTGTTGTCAAAGGTTCAGAAACTCTAACGCGCCGAGCTACTAATATTCTCCGTCAGTTTGAACCAGAAAATATTCAAGGATACGCTGAGCAAAATGTCTAAAGATCTTTCTGCTAGTAGTTTGCAAATCAAAACAGCACGCTTAAAATTAATTCCATGTCCTTTAGATGTGGCGGAAGCGAGTATTTTTAATCCGTCGCGGGTAGGGGAAATTTTGGGTTCTGCTGTCCCAGAAGATTGGCAAAAAACCGAAGTACAAGATTTTTTACCAATCTATGCTCAAATGTTGGTAGACGATCCGACAAAGTTGGGTTGGGGTGTTTGGTTGATGATTCAAACTCAAGAGAATTCTTTAATTGGTGATTTGGGTTTTGGTGGTAAACCTGATGAGTCGGGAAGTTTAGA
The Phormidium ambiguum IAM M-71 genome window above contains:
- a CDS encoding GNAT family N-acetyltransferase; this encodes MSKDLSASSLQIKTARLKLIPCPLDVAEASIFNPSRVGEILGSAVPEDWQKTEVQDFLPIYAQMLVDDPTKLGWGVWLMIQTQENSLIGDLGFGGKPDESGSLEMGYEVFAAYRNQGYGFEAVKALVDWAFSHLELKRLIAHCPNDNLASIRILEKLGMERLILVEVPELPDKKVWKWQLVNQQVKI